The stretch of DNA ATGTGGTAAAGCCTTCAGTTGGCACAGTTCTGTTCGAATCCATGAAAGAACTCACACTGGGGAGAAGCCATATGAATGTAAGGAGTGTGGGAAATCATTCAATTTTTCCAGTTCCTTTCGCAGACATGAAAGGACACACACAGGAGAGAAGCCGTacaaatgtaaggaatgtgggaaagccttcagttgTCCCAGTTCTTTTCACAGGCATGAAAGGACTCACACAGGagaaaaaccctatgaatgtaaactATATGGGAAAGCATTATCTCGCCTTATAAGCTTTCAAAGACACATGAGAATGCACACTGGAGAGAGGCCTCATAAATGTAAGAtatgtgggaaagccttttaCTCTCCCAGTTCATTTCAAAGGCATGAAAGAagtcacactggagagaaaccctacaaacgcaagcaatgtgggaaagccttcactTGTTCCACTTCATTTCAATATCATGAaaggactcacactggagagaaaccctatgggTGTAagcaatgtgggaaagccttcagatcTGCCAAGTACATTCGAATACATGGAAGGACtcacactggtgagaaaccctatgaatgtaagcaaTGTGGGAAAGCATTTCATTGTGTCAGCTCCTTTCATAGACATGAAAGGACTCACACTGGAGAAAAATCTTATGAATGTAAGCattgtgggaaagccttcactTGTTCCATATATATTAGAATACATGaaagaattcacactggagagaaaccttaccaATGTAAGGAATGTAGGAAAGCCTTCATTCATTCCAGTTACTGTCGAAAACGTGAAAGAACTCACACTATTAATATATGAGAGaaatgctattttttaatttttatttttatagagacagggtctcactatcttgtcc from Gorilla gorilla gorilla isolate KB3781 chromosome 20, NHGRI_mGorGor1-v2.1_pri, whole genome shotgun sequence encodes:
- the LOC101126415 gene encoding LOW QUALITY PROTEIN: zinc finger protein 491 (The sequence of the model RefSeq protein was modified relative to this genomic sequence to represent the inferred CDS: substituted 2 bases at 2 genomic stop codons), translated to MGERLFESTEGSXCGETFTQVLEDMLNKKTLPGVKSCESGTCGEVFMGYSSLNRNIRTDTGHQPYKRQKFLEKPYKHKQLGKALSHSHCFRTHERPHTREKLFDCKECGKSFISPASIXRHMVMHSGDGPYKCKFCGKALDCLSLYLTHERTHTGEKPYECKQCGKAFSWHSSVRIHERTHTGEKPYECKECGKSFNFSSSFRRHERTHTGEKPYKCKECGKAFSCPSSFHRHERTHTGEKPYECKLYGKALSRLISFQRHMRMHTGERPHKCKICGKAFYSPSSFQRHERSHTGEKPYKRKQCGKAFTCSTSFQYHERTHTGEKPYGCKQCGKAFRSAKYIRIHGRTHTGEKPYECKQCGKAFHCVSSFHRHERTHTGEKSYECKHCGKAFTCSIYIRIHERIHTGEKPYQCKECRKAFIHSSYCRKRERTHTINI